A single window of Sphaerodactylus townsendi isolate TG3544 linkage group LG03, MPM_Stown_v2.3, whole genome shotgun sequence DNA harbors:
- the SOWAHA gene encoding ankyrin repeat domain-containing protein SOWAHA, with protein MPAEGRSGDGQEEERAGTGSPSCSVTSEAPRLSPEQVVPEEKRGLPVSELKSLFQKGDLEGPKVPSSNDLWAPRGSPQKPCMLPVRCALPAVAAKKTDVPPSEQEASETKDWLQVTPSASLSPRSPYSKRRPLDELGSTSPYLRRVQKSPKVGEEASCETTVPLDAAEHEWLVKATDGQWSQQLHGLLLSDKNLAGKRDFMSGFTALHWAAKSGNCDMVNKVIEVADKSDVHVNVNTKSYGGYTPLHIAAIHGQEEIIALLVKDYNAKVNLRDYSGKKPYQYLKEGSSFAVRHLLHDPNLHTITGHSASIKKNAKIAASILSSTSTFFGVLSDDTAFYELTKGLKKPASLNKFLNAAAAPRRKLKSRGTFSSRSSLSESLEEEQEEATTKRRPLSEFLATSVHLTGIK; from the coding sequence ATGCCCGCCGAGGGGCGCTCTGGCGACggccaggaagaggaaagagcGGGCACTGGGTCTCCGAGCTGCTCGGTCACTTCAGAGGCTCCTCGTCTTTCCCCTGAACAGGTAGTCCCTGAGGAGAAACGGGGACTACCCGTGTCGGAGTTGAAGAGCCTCTTTCAAAAGGGGGATCTGGAGGGGCCCAAAGTTCCCAGCAGCAATGACCTGTGGGCCCCCAGAGGCTCCCCCCAGAAACCCTGCATGTTGCCAGTGCGCTGTGCACTGCCTGCGGTGGCTGCCAAAAAGACTGACGTGCCGCCCTCCGAGCAAGAAGCGTCTGAAACCAAGGATTGGCTTCAGGTGACACCCTCTGCCAGCCTCTCACCTCGGTCGCCTTACTCAAAGCGACGGCCACTCGATGAGTTGGGTTCCACCTCCCCTTATTTGAGAAGGGTGCAGAAGTCGCCCAAGGTGGGCGAGGAAGCCAGCTGCGAGACTACTGTTCCATTGGACGCTGCTGAACATGAGTGGTTGGTGAAAGCTACAGATGGTCAGTGGTcccagcagcttcatggcctCTTGCTGAGCGACAAGAATCTGGCAGGGAAAAGAGATTTTATGTCTGGGTTCACAGCTCTGCACTGGGCTGCTAAAAGTGGGAATTGTGACATGGTGAATAAAGTCATAGAAGTGGCAGATAAAAGTGATGTTCATGTCAATGTTAATACGAAGTCCTATGGAGGTTATACCCCACTCCACATTGCTGCAATACATGGGCAAGAGGAAATCATTGCCCTCTTGGTCAAGGATTACAACGCCAAGGTGAACTTGAGAGACTACAGTGGGAAGAAACCATACCAGTACCTAAAAGAAGGCTCTTCTTTTGCAGTTAGGCATCTGCTGCATGACCCCAATCTGCACACTATCACTGGCCACAGTGCCTCTATCAAGAAGAATGCAAAGATTGCTGCTTCAATTTTGAGTTCCACCAGCACCTTCTTTGGCGTGTTGTCTGATGACACTGCTTTCTATGAGCTGACCAAAGGCTTAAAGAAACCTGCTTCACTTAATAAGTTTCTTAATGCGGCTGCAGCTCCAAGGAGGAAGCTGAAGTCCAGAGGAACTTTCTCGTCACGTTCTTCCTTATCTGAATCAttggaggaggaacaggaggaagcCACCACAAAACGTAGACCTTTGTCAGAATTTTTGGCCACTAGTGTCCACCTCACTGGAATCAAGTAA